One genomic window of Vidua macroura isolate BioBank_ID:100142 chromosome 16, ASM2450914v1, whole genome shotgun sequence includes the following:
- the GPRC5B gene encoding G-protein coupled receptor family C group 5 member B — protein sequence MKTYPAIGFLLLLVISYGSSENSSTPRGCGLDLLPQYVYLCDLDAVWGIVLEAVAGAGVLTTLLLMLILLVRLPFIKDKEKKSPLGMHFLFLFGTLGLFGLTFAFIIQEDEMVCSTRRFLWGVIFALCFSCLLAQAWRLRRLVRHGKSPSGWHLAGVATCLMLVQVIIATEWLILTIVRDNKLACSYEPMDFVMASIYVMFLMVFTMGFSFFTLCGKFKKWKKNGVCLIITLFFSILIWVAWMTMYLFGNAELQRRDKWSDPTLAIALVSSGWVFVIFHAIPEVHCTILPSQQENTPNYFDTSQPRMRETAFEEDIQLPRSYMENKAFSMDEHNAALRTAGFRNGSLGSRPSAPFRSNVYQPTEMAVVLNGGTIPTAPPSYTGRHLW from the exons atgaaaacctaCCCAGCCATtggtttcctcctcctcttggtGATCAGCTATGGCTCTTCAGAGAACTCCAGTACTCCTCGAGGGTGCGGGCTGGATCTCCTCCCTCAGTACGTGTACCTGTGTGACCTGGATGCCGTCTGGGGGATCGTTCTGGAGGCGGTCGCGGGGGCAGGTGTGCTGACCACGTTACTGCTGATGCTGATTTTGCTGGTGAGGCTGCCCTTCATCAAGGACAAAGAGAAGAAGAGCCCCCTGGGAATGcacttcctctttctctttggGACTCTGGGACTCTTCGGGCTGACGTTTGCTTTCATCATCCAGGAAGATGAAATGGTGTGCTCTACCCGAAGGTTTCTGTGGGGAGTTATCTTTGCTTTGTGCTTCTCCTGCTTGCTAGCCCAAGCCTGGAGACTTCGCAGGCTCGTTCGCCATGGGAAGAGCCCATCTGGCTGGCACCTGGCCGGGGTGGCCACCTGCCTGATGCTGGTGCAGGTCATCATCGCAACCGAGTGGCTGATCCTGACCATTGTCAGAGATAACAAGCTGGCCTGCAGCTACGAGCCCATGGATTTTGTGATGGCTTCCATTTACGTTATGTTCCTGATGGTATTTACCATGGGATTTTCGTTTTTCACTCTCTGTGGGAAGTTtaagaaatggaagaagaacGGAGTATGCCTCATTATaacccttttcttttccattctgatCTGGGTAGCCTGGATGACTATGTACCTCTTCGGTAATGCTGAGCTCCAGAGAAGAGACAAATGGAGTGATCCCACTCTGGCTATTGCACTGGTGTCCAGTGGCTGGGTGTTTGTAATTTTTCATGCCATCCCAGAGGTCCACTGTACCATCCTTCCatcacagcaggaaaacacacCCAATTATTTTGATACTTCACAGCCAAGGATGCGTGAAACCGCTTTTGAGGAAGATATACAGCTTCCTCGGAGCTACATGGAAAATAAAGCCTTTTCAATGGATGAACATAATGCAG CGCTAAGAACGGCAGGATTTCGGAACGGCAGTTTGGGAAGTCGGCCTAGTGCTCCTTTTAGAAGCAACGTTTATCAGCCAACTGAGATGGCAGTTGTGCTAAATGGTGGGACT ATACCAACTGCTCCGCCAAGTTACACTGGACGACACCTCTGGTGA